A region of bacterium DNA encodes the following proteins:
- the queF gene encoding preQ(1) synthase produces the protein MGETAAREDVSFLGSFQGPESVRDDLLETFPFHSPTQKIVTETKEFSAVCPFSGLPDYASLKITYYPTGGRCVELKSLKYYVTSFRNVGVYQEEATALIRKHLEAVLECAVEVETVYNTRGGFDTICTEGSLSSPSGTTSL, from the coding sequence ATGGGTGAGACTGCAGCAAGGGAAGACGTATCATTTCTTGGTTCATTTCAGGGTCCTGAAAGTGTTCGCGATGATCTGCTTGAGACCTTTCCGTTTCATTCTCCGACACAAAAAATAGTGACTGAGACAAAAGAGTTTTCAGCGGTGTGTCCATTTAGCGGATTACCAGACTATGCTTCTTTGAAGATCACCTACTATCCGACGGGAGGGCGGTGTGTCGAACTAAAGTCTCTAAAATACTACGTTACATCATTTCGAAATGTAGGTGTGTACCAAGAAGAGGCAACAGCTCTTATTCGCAAGCATCTAGAAGCAGTGCTAGAGTGTGCTGTAGAAGTTGAAACCGTTTATAATACGCGTGGCGGTTTTGATACCATCTGTACTGAAGGAAGCCTTTCTTCTCCTAGCGGAACAACATCTCTATAA
- a CDS encoding sigma-70 family RNA polymerase sigma factor yields the protein MSSVKTDNQLIKEFRKGDMGSYEELISRYSDKAYSLAARMCRNSEDAEEVLQDVFTTVFRKLKDFEGKSSFSSWLYRITVNASLMKLRKNRQNRSILLEDALPGEDHTLLLKTPDSERSDEVALRREVTVILEDAIDKLPDDYRPVFILRDVDGLTSKEVGNILGISIPAVKSRLHRSRLMLRRKLNQFYEEYSSGEQVKSAGNL from the coding sequence ATGTCTTCAGTGAAAACAGATAATCAGCTCATCAAGGAGTTTCGAAAGGGAGATATGGGGTCATATGAGGAGCTTATCTCGAGGTATAGTGATAAGGCATATAGTCTCGCAGCCCGGATGTGTCGTAATTCGGAAGACGCCGAAGAGGTCCTACAAGATGTTTTTACGACAGTATTTAGAAAGCTCAAAGACTTTGAAGGAAAATCGAGCTTTTCAAGCTGGTTATACAGAATCACTGTAAATGCTTCATTGATGAAGTTAAGAAAGAATCGTCAGAACCGTTCAATTTTATTAGAGGATGCGCTTCCTGGAGAAGACCATACCCTCCTTTTAAAGACTCCTGATAGTGAGAGGAGTGATGAGGTGGCCCTTCGTCGGGAGGTAACGGTCATTCTTGAAGATGCTATCGATAAACTTCCAGATGACTATCGACCGGTCTTTATCCTTCGAGATGTTGATGGACTGACAAGTAAAGAAGTTGGGAATATTTTAGGAATCTCAATTCCAGCAGTTAAGTCGCGGCTACATCGATCACGTTTGATGTTACGCCGAAAGCTCAATCAATTCTATGAGGAATATAGCTCAGGTGAGCAGGTAAAATCTGCGGGGAATCTCTAG